In a genomic window of [Empedobacter] haloabium:
- the dusA gene encoding tRNA dihydrouridine(20/20a) synthase DusA gives MTATPATPATKPRGRRISVAPMMDWTDRHCRLFHRQITKHTWLYTEMVTTGALVYGDVERHLRFNDEEHPVALQLGGSDPHDLAVSARLGEKWGYDEINLNCGCPSERVQKGAFGACLMAEPELVRDCVKAMRDAVSIDVTVKHRIGINETESYDFVRDFVGQVADAGCRTFIVHARNAILKGLSPKENREIPPLKYEYAYRLKRDFPEFEILINGGIKTEAEIDEHLRHVDGVMLGREAYHNPYLMATFDRRYYGDDAPVKSREEVLRAMMPYIAAQLAQEGGRGLKLNTITRHMLGLMQGLPGAKNFRQTLSDSKKLASGDPALLLDAIPRGL, from the coding sequence ATGACCGCCACTCCCGCTACCCCTGCCACCAAGCCGCGCGGCCGCCGCATCAGCGTCGCCCCCATGATGGACTGGACCGACCGCCACTGCCGCCTGTTCCATCGCCAGATCACCAAGCACACCTGGCTCTACACGGAGATGGTGACGACGGGCGCGCTGGTGTACGGCGACGTCGAGCGCCACCTGCGCTTCAACGACGAGGAGCACCCGGTCGCGCTGCAGCTGGGCGGCAGCGACCCGCACGACCTGGCCGTCAGCGCGCGCCTGGGCGAGAAGTGGGGCTATGACGAGATCAACCTCAACTGCGGCTGCCCGTCCGAGCGGGTGCAGAAGGGCGCGTTCGGCGCCTGCCTGATGGCCGAGCCGGAACTGGTGCGCGACTGCGTCAAGGCGATGCGCGACGCCGTCAGCATCGACGTCACCGTCAAGCACCGCATCGGCATCAACGAGACGGAAAGCTACGACTTCGTGCGCGACTTCGTCGGGCAGGTTGCCGATGCCGGCTGCCGCACGTTCATCGTCCATGCCCGCAATGCCATCCTGAAGGGCCTGTCGCCCAAGGAGAATCGCGAGATCCCGCCGCTCAAGTACGAGTATGCGTATCGCCTGAAACGCGACTTCCCGGAGTTCGAGATCCTGATCAACGGCGGCATCAAGACGGAGGCGGAGATCGACGAGCACCTGCGCCACGTCGATGGCGTGATGCTGGGACGCGAGGCATACCACAATCCCTACCTGATGGCGACGTTCGACCGGCGCTACTACGGCGACGACGCGCCCGTGAAGTCGCGCGAGGAAGTCCTGCGCGCGATGATGCCGTACATCGCGGCCCAGCTGGCACAGGAGGGCGGCCGTGGCCTGAAACTGAACACGATCACACGCCACATGCTTGGCCTGATGCAGGGTTTGCCGGGCGCAAAGAACTTCCGCCAGACTTTGTCCGATTCGAAAAAGCTGGCGTCCGGTGACCCGGCGCTGCTGCTCGACGCGATTCCGCGCGGGCTCTGA